A section of the Labrus mixtus chromosome 15, fLabMix1.1, whole genome shotgun sequence genome encodes:
- the her9 gene encoding hairy-related 9 isoform X2 — MPADTMEKQTASPIAGAPANGSHTPDKPKNASEHRKSSKPIMEKRRRARINESLGQLKTLILDALKKDSSRHSKLEKADILEMTVKHLRNLQRVQMSALSADATVLSKYRAGFNECMNEVTRFLSTSEGVNTEVRSRLLNHLSSCMGQMMSMNYSQQAASQQAHLAQPLHVQLPSTLPINGHAKLSPAEAVSPKVFGGFQLVPATDGQFAFLIPNPAFASATAPVIPLYANAGVPVAVNASPVHGSSASTAASPVHGMTSFSGGSQAVSPVGVSTGSESNEPVWRPW; from the exons ATGCCAGCCGACACAATGGAAAAGCAGACCGCATCTCCTATTGCCGGTGCGCCTGCAAACGGATCACACACACCGGACAAACCGAAAAATGCCAGCGAGCATAGAAAG tcATCCAAACCCATCATGGAAAAACGACGAAGAGCGAGAATTAACGAAAGTCTCGGTCAGCTCAAGACGCTCATCCTGGACGCACTCAAAAAAGAT AGCTCTAGACACTCCAAGTTGGAGAAAGCAGACATCCTAGAGATGACAGTGAAGCACTTGAGGAACTTGCAGCGTGTACAGATGAGCG CGCTCTCAGCAGACGCTACCGTCCTAAGCAAATACAGAGCCGGATTCAACGAGTGCATGAACGAGGTGACCCGCTTCCTGTCCACCTCAGAAGGAGTGAACACAGAAGTGCGATCCAGACTCCTAAACCACCTTTCCAGCTGCATGGGCCAGATGATGTCAATGAACTACTCACAGCAGGCCGCGTCCCAGCAGGCGCACCTTGCTCAGCCCCTTCACGTGCAGCTCCCCTCCACCCTGCCCATCAACGGCCACGCCAAACTCAGTCCGGCAGAGGCCGTCTCCCCTAAGGTGTTTGGTGGGTTCCAGCTGGTGCCCGCAACAGACGGACAGTTCGCTTTTCTGATCCCAAACCCGGCATTTGCCTCCGCCACAGCCCCTGTTATCCCCCTTTACGCAAACGCAGGAGTGCCTGTTGCTGTGAATGCCAGCCCGGTGCACGGCAGCTCTGCATCCACTGCAGCATCTCCAGTTCACGGCATGACGTCCTTCTCCGGGGGATCTCAGGCAGTTAGCCCGGTGGGGGTCAGTACTGGATCGGAGAGTAACGAGCCTGTGTGGCGGCCCTGGTAG
- the her9 gene encoding hairy-related 9 isoform X1 gives MPADTMEKQTASPIAGAPANGSHTPDKPKNASEHRKSSKPIMEKRRRARINESLGQLKTLILDALKKDSSRHSKLEKADILEMTVKHLRNLQRVQMSAALSADATVLSKYRAGFNECMNEVTRFLSTSEGVNTEVRSRLLNHLSSCMGQMMSMNYSQQAASQQAHLAQPLHVQLPSTLPINGHAKLSPAEAVSPKVFGGFQLVPATDGQFAFLIPNPAFASATAPVIPLYANAGVPVAVNASPVHGSSASTAASPVHGMTSFSGGSQAVSPVGVSTGSESNEPVWRPW, from the exons ATGCCAGCCGACACAATGGAAAAGCAGACCGCATCTCCTATTGCCGGTGCGCCTGCAAACGGATCACACACACCGGACAAACCGAAAAATGCCAGCGAGCATAGAAAG tcATCCAAACCCATCATGGAAAAACGACGAAGAGCGAGAATTAACGAAAGTCTCGGTCAGCTCAAGACGCTCATCCTGGACGCACTCAAAAAAGAT AGCTCTAGACACTCCAAGTTGGAGAAAGCAGACATCCTAGAGATGACAGTGAAGCACTTGAGGAACTTGCAGCGTGTACAGATGAGCG CAGCGCTCTCAGCAGACGCTACCGTCCTAAGCAAATACAGAGCCGGATTCAACGAGTGCATGAACGAGGTGACCCGCTTCCTGTCCACCTCAGAAGGAGTGAACACAGAAGTGCGATCCAGACTCCTAAACCACCTTTCCAGCTGCATGGGCCAGATGATGTCAATGAACTACTCACAGCAGGCCGCGTCCCAGCAGGCGCACCTTGCTCAGCCCCTTCACGTGCAGCTCCCCTCCACCCTGCCCATCAACGGCCACGCCAAACTCAGTCCGGCAGAGGCCGTCTCCCCTAAGGTGTTTGGTGGGTTCCAGCTGGTGCCCGCAACAGACGGACAGTTCGCTTTTCTGATCCCAAACCCGGCATTTGCCTCCGCCACAGCCCCTGTTATCCCCCTTTACGCAAACGCAGGAGTGCCTGTTGCTGTGAATGCCAGCCCGGTGCACGGCAGCTCTGCATCCACTGCAGCATCTCCAGTTCACGGCATGACGTCCTTCTCCGGGGGATCTCAGGCAGTTAGCCCGGTGGGGGTCAGTACTGGATCGGAGAGTAACGAGCCTGTGTGGCGGCCCTGGTAG